A genomic region of Streptomyces rimosus contains the following coding sequences:
- a CDS encoding ArsA family ATPase, translating to MSADAPTQDDGTAPSRRTAPPAPGHGALDSPAARLEVDPLLDDPRTRIVVCCGSGGVGKTTTAAALGVRAAERGRKAVVLTIDPARRLAQSMGISELDNVPRRVKGVDESAGGELHAMMLDMKRTFDEIVEAHADGERARAILENPFYQSLSAGFAGTQEYMAMEKLGQLRTRDAWDLIIVDTPPSRSALDFLDAPKRLGSFLDGKFIRVLMAPAKAGGRAGMKFLNVGMSMMTGTLSKIMGGQLLRDVQTFAAAMDTMFGGFRTRADATYRLLQAPGTAFLVVAAPERDALREAAYFVERLAAEQMPLAGLVLNRVHGSGAAQLSAERALAAAEALSEPSDARSENLGGDGIVDLEAGKADSRTADGPSPAAADPSTTDDSPSAARLAAGLLRLHAERMHVLARERRTRDRFTALHPEVPVAEIAALPGDVHDLAGLRAIGERLAVQERGVEKSEDGEG from the coding sequence ATGAGCGCGGACGCACCCACCCAGGACGACGGCACCGCACCGTCCCGGCGCACCGCACCACCCGCACCCGGGCACGGCGCGCTGGACTCACCCGCCGCCCGCCTGGAGGTCGACCCGCTGCTGGACGACCCGCGCACCCGTATCGTCGTGTGCTGCGGCTCCGGCGGCGTCGGCAAGACCACGACCGCCGCCGCCCTCGGCGTACGCGCCGCCGAGCGCGGTCGGAAGGCCGTCGTACTGACCATCGACCCGGCCCGCCGGCTGGCGCAGTCCATGGGCATCTCGGAACTGGACAACGTGCCCCGCCGGGTCAAGGGCGTGGACGAGTCGGCCGGTGGCGAGCTGCACGCCATGATGCTCGACATGAAGCGCACCTTCGACGAGATCGTCGAGGCGCACGCGGACGGCGAGCGGGCCCGCGCGATCCTGGAGAACCCCTTCTACCAGTCCCTGTCGGCCGGGTTCGCGGGCACGCAGGAGTACATGGCCATGGAGAAGCTGGGCCAGCTGCGCACCCGCGACGCGTGGGACCTGATCATCGTGGACACCCCGCCCAGCCGCTCCGCGCTCGACTTCCTGGACGCGCCCAAGCGTCTCGGGTCCTTCCTGGACGGCAAGTTCATCCGGGTGCTGATGGCGCCCGCGAAGGCCGGCGGGCGGGCCGGGATGAAGTTCCTCAACGTCGGCATGTCGATGATGACCGGCACGCTCAGCAAGATCATGGGCGGTCAACTGCTGCGTGACGTCCAGACGTTCGCCGCCGCCATGGACACCATGTTCGGCGGCTTCCGTACGCGCGCGGACGCGACGTACCGGCTGCTCCAGGCGCCCGGCACGGCGTTCCTGGTCGTGGCGGCGCCGGAGCGGGACGCGCTGCGGGAGGCCGCGTACTTCGTGGAGCGGCTGGCCGCCGAGCAGATGCCGCTGGCCGGGCTGGTGCTGAACCGGGTGCACGGCAGCGGCGCCGCGCAGCTCAGCGCGGAGCGGGCACTGGCCGCGGCGGAAGCCCTCTCGGAGCCGTCCGACGCCCGGTCTGAAAATCTTGGCGGAGACGGCATTGTGGATCTAGAGGCTGGGAAGGCTGATTCTCGTACCGCCGACGGCCCCTCCCCCGCCGCGGCGGACCCCTCGACAACGGACGACTCCCCGTCGGCGGCCCGTCTCGCCGCCGGCCTCCTGCGGCTGCACGCCGAGCGCATGCATGTGCTCGCGCGCGAGCGCCGCACGCGCGACCGCTTCACCGCGCTGCACCCCGAGGTCCCGGTGGCGGAGATCGCCGCGCTGCCCGGCGATGTCCACGACCTGGCGGGGTTGCGGGCGATCGGGGAGCGGCTGGCCGTACAGGAGCGTGGGGTGGAGAAGAGTGAGGACGGGGAGGGCTGA
- a CDS encoding WhiB family transcriptional regulator — protein sequence MSWVTDWSTQAACRTTDPDELFVQGAAQNRAKAVCTGCPVRTECLADALDNRVEFGVWGGMTERERRALLRRRPTVTSWRRLLETARTEYERSTGILPVDCDDDETYENTYDNAYGNRYGGTYDNYAAVG from the coding sequence ATGAGCTGGGTAACCGACTGGAGTACACAGGCAGCCTGCCGCACCACCGATCCGGACGAGCTGTTCGTTCAGGGAGCGGCCCAGAACCGGGCCAAGGCGGTCTGCACCGGATGCCCGGTGCGGACGGAGTGCCTGGCCGACGCCTTGGACAACCGCGTGGAGTTCGGAGTCTGGGGCGGCATGACCGAGCGCGAGCGGAGGGCGCTGCTGCGCCGCCGCCCGACCGTCACCTCGTGGCGCCGGCTGCTGGAGACGGCGCGTACGGAATACGAGCGCAGCACGGGCATCCTGCCCGTCGACTGTGACGACGACGAAACGTACGAGAACACCTACGACAACGCGTACGGCAACCGCTACGGCGGTACGTACGACAACTACGCCGCAGTGGGCTAG